Genomic segment of Petrotoga miotherma DSM 10691:
TTGAGCACTGTAAAGATTGCCTAACATGTATGAAGGAAAATAACCAAATTGCCCATTTGACCAATGAACATCTTGCAAAACACCTACGGCATCGTTTGGTGGCACGATACCTAAATATTCTTTCATTTTATCGTTCCAAACGGTTGGTAATTCATTTACCTTTATTCTATCGTTGATCAGTGCTTCTTCGATTTCAAATCTCAACATAATATGAAAGTTATAAGTTACTTCATCTGCCTCAGTCCTGATAAAATCTTTTTTAACTATATTGACACCTTTATACAGTTCATCACTGCTTATTCCTTCAAAAGATGGGAAAGTATCTTTCAACTTTTTAGAAAAGAACACCCAAAAATGAGGACCTCTTCCTATAATATTTTCCCAAAATCTTGATTGGGATTCATGCACAGCCATAGAAGTACCTTCATCCAAAGAAGTTTCAAAAAATTCTTCAGGAATATGAAGTTCGTATAAAGCGTGTCCACCTTCGTGCATAGTTGAAAATAAAGAATATCTCAAATCTTTATTGTTGTATCTTGTTGTAATTCTAACGTCTTTTGGACCAATTTTTGTAGTGAAAGGATGAGCAGACATGTCCATACGTCCAGAATCGAAATCGAAATTCATAAATTTTAACGCTTCCAGAGATAACTCTTTCTGCTTATTTACGTCGAAATCACCTTCAAAAAAATCGTACCTTGGTTCTTTTCCCTTTTCTAAAAGCTCTTTCATAAAGGGTAGGAGATGCTCTTTTAAGTAATTTATTGTGCCTTTCAACGTTTCTGTTTTCATTCCAGGCTCGAATAAGTCTAAAAGAGCATCATATCTATTTTTTTCATATCCTAAAGCCTCTGCTTGTTCTTTTTCTAAAGATACGACTTCTTGCAAATAAGGTTCAAACAAAGAAAAGTTATTTTCTTCCCTGGCTTTTTTCCAAAAATGACCTGCTTTTGAAGTCGTTTCGGCTAATTGTCGGATAAGTTGTGGAGGCAACTTTTTAAACTTATCGAAATCTTTCTTGGTTACCCTTACCATTGCTTGATCAATATCACTTAATTCATCATAATTTTCCTTCTTTGAAAAATAATCCAAAAATTCACCCATCTGATCGGAAACGGACATTCTAAACAGTGACTCCATAAGTTCTCCTAAAGCTTTAGAACGATACTCAAAAGCATTGTTTGGAGCGTTAGTTTCTAAATCCCAGTGCATTAGTGCAATAGCTTGACTGTATCTTGAAATTTTGGCTTGAAATTCTTTAAATTCTTCCAATTTAGACATCTTTTTTACCCCCTCTTATACAGATTTTTCTATCTTTAGAAATTCTAAAACTTTATATATAGCGCCCATAAGGATAAAAATTCTTTACCTTTTGCCCCGCTCCCCACCCTCTAAGGATAAAGCAGCTATACAGATTTTGTTAGTTATCCTAATTATATCAGATTTCTTGAACTATCACAAAGTTTGCTGTATAATATTGTAACGACAGCATAATTATACAAGAAACAAGATTTTCAAAATATAATTCAGGGGGTAGTTATGAATTATCTACTTACTTTAATTTCAGGTGTTTTAACCGGTTTGGCTATGCCAGGTAATTTATTTTCTTTTTTCATTTGGTTTTCATTGGTTTTCTTTCTGAGGAATATGACCAGATCAAAAACTCACTATGAAAGATTACTCCATACGATAATATATTCCTCTTCCATGCTTGTAACTACTCTTTGGTGGCTGCTTCCTACTTTATCCAAAAATATACCCCAAATTTTAAAAAATTATTCTCCAATCGTTGGTTTTTTTGGATACGTTGGAATGATAGTACTTTTAATGATACCTTATCTCATCATTTGGCTTTTATCAGAACTTTATCATCGAAAAGATAGACAATACAATTATCTTTCATTGGTCTTTTTCTATTCTTTTGCCTACACTGTTGCGGAAGTTTTAAGGGGGTTTGGAGATTTGGCTTTTATGGGAGGAAATTTATCATACGCCCTTTACGATCATACTGGAATAATACAAATCGCCTCTATTATAGGGTCTTTTGGTCTCACTTTTATCGTAGTTTTCGTCAATGCCTTGATAGCTTTCGATAATTCACGTGACAAGGTATTTAAAATTCTTGCCATATTTACTACTATATACATTTCTAACTTTGCTATAGTGAGGTATCTACCTCCTATCAATGGCACAAACGATTCCATAAAGGTTGGAGTCGTTCAAATGAATGTTCCACAAGAGATCAAGTACTCCTCAAATCCAATACAAGATTATTCAACTTTTTCTAAGAATATCGAAGAATTTAAAAATAGGGATGTGGATGTAGTAGTTTTTCCAGAATCAACTTTTCTTGAAGACGTCTCAAAATTAGAAATAGAAAGCCAAATAGTAAGAGACATTCAAAACTTATACAAACCTGTAATATTAGGACACCCAAGGATAGACAACGATAACCATTTTAACTCTGCCTGGGTATATAACCAACATGGGAGTATTGAGGGTATCTACGATAAGGTTAAATTAACACCATTTGCCGAATTTTTACCATATGAAACTATATTTGGAAACTTTGATGTTTTTAGATTATTAAACTATTATACTCCTGGGGAAGAATACTCAACCTTTTCATTAGACGGAACTAATTTTGGTGTACAAATATGTTTTGAAACTTATTTTCCTGAAGTTTCAATTAATCAAGCTAAGAATGGAGCAAATTTATTGATTGCAATATCTAACGACGGTTGGTTTAATTCAAAAACCGGCCTGTTTCAACACTTCAGTCAGGGCGTTTTTAGAGCAGTAGAAACGAGAAGAGATTTCATTCAAGTTTCAAATACAGGCTTAACCGGCTCAATCGATAAATATGGAAGAATCACCAACATATTTGAAACCAAAGAGGAAAAAACGGGGATCTTTTTTGTCAACCCAAACGATAATATCTCGTTTTACTCTAAGGCTTCAGACATATTAAAAATCTTATTTTTTATCGGAGCCCTTTTGCTAGCAATTCTTTAAATTCAATATCCAAATTCTAAATCAATTAAGTCTTTTGCCGTACCACCTTTTAGAAAGCCTTTTATATTTTCTATGGTTTCATCGATACTATACCTTGTAGCTTCAGTGTTATAACCTCCAACATGTGGAGACAAAACAACGTTATCAAAGGTATGAATTGGGTAATTGGCTGGCAAAATTGATGGTTTTTCTTTGGAGGGATAATTATACCAAACATCTATAGCGGCTCCAGCTAATTTTTTAGATTTCAAAGCTTCGTATAGTGCCCTTTGATCTATAACATCACCTCTTCCAACGTTTATTATGTACTTGCCAGTCATTTTATTAAACACCTTTTCATCGATAAGCCCTTTTGTATATTTCGTCAAAGGTAGAGTTACGAATACAATTTCACTTTCTTCTATTACATAATCTAAATCAGAACTAATCTCATCCACATTTTCAATATCTATATTTGCATTTCTTTTATAGCCCACAATTTTACAGTTAAAAGTTTTAAGCATTTGTGCAAGATTTTTCCCTATATTGCCTAATCCCAATATTGCACAACTTTTGTTTTGAATAGATACCCATGAATCTTTAACACTTTCTCCAGCACTAAATCCATGCCAAATTCCTTCTTTTAAATCGTTATGATAAGGCACAATTTTCCCAAGAAGAGCTAAAGCAAGGGCAAAAGCCCTTTCTGCCACTATTCTAGCGTTACCATGACTATTTGCAACGCTAATGCCTTTTTCTTTTAGTATTTCTAAGGGTAATTGGTTCACCCCAGCATATGGAACAAAAATCATTTTCAAATTCTTTGACTTCTCCAATATATTCTCATCCAAGTCTCCACCAAACACTATTGCATCTGTAACTTCCATAGCATTTTCTACATTGCTGATTTCTTCACTATCTAGAAATTCATCGTTGGGAAATAATTTCTTCAATTCACTAATCTTTTCTTTCCAGTACGAATTTAACTTGTTCATAAATAATACTTTCAATTTTTTCTAATGCCCCCTCAAAGTGATTAATTTTACAGTCTTTAGAGATTCTAAAACTTTATACATAGCGCCCCTTCGCCCCGCAGCCCACCCATCTAAGGAAGAAAGTTATAATCCTTTACCTAGCTGAATCGAAACGGGCTTCGCCATGTACCCCTTACTGTTTAATAATCAACAATAATTATATCACAAAAAAAGTCGGAATTAAACTAAAAATTTTAAAAGCGGCTAAAGCCGCTCTTTTATATATCATCTTTGAATTTTTGCCAACTCTTCAAAATTTCCTTTCAACGATTTATACAAATTCTTATAAATTCCATAATAATCATCGTAAATCTTTGTATCTTGATAATTAGGTTCAATAATTTCTTTGAATCTTACCCATTTTAAAACATCTTCAAGCTTTTGGCCATCTCCTACTGCAGCCAACATAGCTGCTCCATACGCACCGCCTTCATCAATTTTAGGCATTTTAACGGGTATTTTGAAGTTTGTTGCAACAATCTTTGCCCAACTTTTATTTTTGGCTCCTCCTCCAACTATCCTCATATCTTTTATCTCTGTTTTTTCCTTTATAAGTTCAAAGGAATCCCTAAGGCCAAAGGTTATACCTTCCATGGTTGCCCTTAATATGTCGTTTTCAGTATTCAAAGAAGAAATCCCAAAAAAAACACCTCTCGCGTTAGGATCTCTATGTGGAGTTCTTTCACCGTTTAAGTAAGGAAGAAAAATAATACCGTTTGAACCTGGTACTGATTGGTTTATTCTTTCTTCTATTTCTGCCCAATCCAAACTTGGAAAAAATCTATTTTTAACCCAATTTAGAGAATGAGCAGCTGAAAGCATTACCCCCATGTAATAATATTTATCTTTTATTACATAGTTAAAGTAATGTATTTTTCCTGATAAATCAGGTTCCTTTTTTTCAGTAAGAGTTAGAACAGTACCCGAAGTTCCAATACTAACCATCGACTCTCCTGCTTTCGATATACCTATCCCAAACGCAGCTGATGCATTATCTGCTCCTCCTGAAACAACTTTTGTGTTCTTCCATCCTAATTCTTTTTGTAGGTTTTCTTTTATTTCACCTCGAATCCCATAAGAAGGATACAATTCAGGCATTATATCCATATTAATACCAAAAGTTTCAAATATCTCTTCATCCCAATAATTTGTTTTTACATTAAAACAAGCTGTTCCAGACGCATCGGAGTAGTCTATACCAATGGTTCCTGTTAGCTTAAAAACTATATAATCCTTAGGTAGAAGAATCTTCTTTATTTTGTTAAAATTATCTGTTTCATTTTCTTTTAACCACAGTATTTTTGGGAAAGTGAAACCCTCCAAAAAGGGATTGCCTATTTTGGAGATAACCTTTTCTTCACCACCAAAAGCTTCTGTAGCTTCTTTGCATTGGGGAGTGGTTCTTTGATCACACCAAAGGATTGCGGGCCTAATAGGTTTATTATTTTCATCCAAAACCACTAAACTATGCATTTGTCCGGAAAACCCTATTACATCTATTTGATGCGTTCTGGACACTTTTTTTAATATGTCGTATACACCAATCCACCAATCTTCAGGGTCTTGTTCAGCCCATGCAGGTTTGGGAACTTTCATTTCTAATGGATAGGAATAACTATCCAAAACTTCTCCTTCTTCAGATACAACTAAACCCTTCAATCCGGTTGTCCCGACATCTATTCCTAAATATTTGTGCAAACTGATCACCTCATTCTATATAACAGCTTTTTCTGCAAAATCATCCATCACCCTTAAATTTGCTCCCGTTAGACATGCTGTATCTATATCAAAAAATGGTCTCAAAGGTTTTTTAAAAGATTTTAATGCTGGTTTCAGAGTTCGCGTCCTTATAATATTTTGAATCTCTGTGAAATAATCATCAGGAAAAAGATACCCATACCCCCCAAAAATTACAAACTCAGGATTCAAGATATTTATTAAATTAACTGTTCCTACTCCTAAATAATACAACATCTGTTTAATTATTT
This window contains:
- a CDS encoding 2-hydroxyacid dehydrogenase; translated protein: MKVLFMNKLNSYWKEKISELKKLFPNDEFLDSEEISNVENAMEVTDAIVFGGDLDENILEKSKNLKMIFVPYAGVNQLPLEILKEKGISVANSHGNARIVAERAFALALALLGKIVPYHNDLKEGIWHGFSAGESVKDSWVSIQNKSCAILGLGNIGKNLAQMLKTFNCKIVGYKRNANIDIENVDEISSDLDYVIEESEIVFVTLPLTKYTKGLIDEKVFNKMTGKYIINVGRGDVIDQRALYEALKSKKLAGAAIDVWYNYPSKEKPSILPANYPIHTFDNVVLSPHVGGYNTEATRYSIDETIENIKGFLKGGTAKDLIDLEFGY
- a CDS encoding carboxypeptidase M32 — its product is MSKLEEFKEFQAKISRYSQAIALMHWDLETNAPNNAFEYRSKALGELMESLFRMSVSDQMGEFLDYFSKKENYDELSDIDQAMVRVTKKDFDKFKKLPPQLIRQLAETTSKAGHFWKKAREENNFSLFEPYLQEVVSLEKEQAEALGYEKNRYDALLDLFEPGMKTETLKGTINYLKEHLLPFMKELLEKGKEPRYDFFEGDFDVNKQKELSLEALKFMNFDFDSGRMDMSAHPFTTKIGPKDVRITTRYNNKDLRYSLFSTMHEGGHALYELHIPEEFFETSLDEGTSMAVHESQSRFWENIIGRGPHFWVFFSKKLKDTFPSFEGISSDELYKGVNIVKKDFIRTEADEVTYNFHIMLRFEIEEALINDRIKVNELPTVWNDKMKEYLGIVPPNDAVGVLQDVHWSNGQFGYFPSYMLGNLYSAQLLSKLKKDLKDYPSQIEKGDSKEVLNWMVENVHKYGKIYEPEELLKKVTGETLNPKYFVDYIKEKFSAIYGL
- the lnt gene encoding apolipoprotein N-acyltransferase, with protein sequence MNYLLTLISGVLTGLAMPGNLFSFFIWFSLVFFLRNMTRSKTHYERLLHTIIYSSSMLVTTLWWLLPTLSKNIPQILKNYSPIVGFFGYVGMIVLLMIPYLIIWLLSELYHRKDRQYNYLSLVFFYSFAYTVAEVLRGFGDLAFMGGNLSYALYDHTGIIQIASIIGSFGLTFIVVFVNALIAFDNSRDKVFKILAIFTTIYISNFAIVRYLPPINGTNDSIKVGVVQMNVPQEIKYSSNPIQDYSTFSKNIEEFKNRDVDVVVFPESTFLEDVSKLEIESQIVRDIQNLYKPVILGHPRIDNDNHFNSAWVYNQHGSIEGIYDKVKLTPFAEFLPYETIFGNFDVFRLLNYYTPGEEYSTFSLDGTNFGVQICFETYFPEVSINQAKNGANLLIAISNDGWFNSKTGLFQHFSQGVFRAVETRRDFIQVSNTGLTGSIDKYGRITNIFETKEEKTGIFFVNPNDNISFYSKASDILKILFFIGALLLAIL
- the xylB gene encoding xylulokinase, whose product is MHKYLGIDVGTTGLKGLVVSEEGEVLDSYSYPLEMKVPKPAWAEQDPEDWWIGVYDILKKVSRTHQIDVIGFSGQMHSLVVLDENNKPIRPAILWCDQRTTPQCKEATEAFGGEEKVISKIGNPFLEGFTFPKILWLKENETDNFNKIKKILLPKDYIVFKLTGTIGIDYSDASGTACFNVKTNYWDEEIFETFGINMDIMPELYPSYGIRGEIKENLQKELGWKNTKVVSGGADNASAAFGIGISKAGESMVSIGTSGTVLTLTEKKEPDLSGKIHYFNYVIKDKYYYMGVMLSAAHSLNWVKNRFFPSLDWAEIEERINQSVPGSNGIIFLPYLNGERTPHRDPNARGVFFGISSLNTENDILRATMEGITFGLRDSFELIKEKTEIKDMRIVGGGAKNKSWAKIVATNFKIPVKMPKIDEGGAYGAAMLAAVGDGQKLEDVLKWVRFKEIIEPNYQDTKIYDDYYGIYKNLYKSLKGNFEELAKIQR